In a genomic window of Mucilaginibacter sp. KACC 22063:
- a CDS encoding shikimate kinase, translating into MRIFLVGFMGSGKTTIGRRLASKLNYRFIDLDELFEWQESMTIAQYFTKYGQDKFRERESEVMRNANYPENCIVSTGGGLPCYFDNMEWMKANGKVIYIQLNPKTLAQRLEHGKEERPLLHGKHGDELVKFITEKLAEREPFYYQANIVADGLSISTEYLSDIVLNS; encoded by the coding sequence ATGAGAATATTTTTAGTAGGATTTATGGGTTCGGGTAAAACCACCATTGGTCGCAGGTTAGCGTCCAAGTTGAATTATCGTTTTATCGATCTAGACGAGCTTTTCGAGTGGCAGGAATCCATGACCATTGCCCAGTATTTTACAAAGTACGGGCAGGATAAGTTCAGGGAGCGCGAATCGGAAGTGATGAGGAATGCCAACTATCCTGAAAATTGCATTGTATCTACGGGCGGGGGGCTGCCTTGCTATTTCGACAATATGGAGTGGATGAAAGCCAATGGGAAAGTAATTTATATACAGCTTAACCCTAAAACGCTTGCCCAACGTTTAGAACATGGTAAAGAAGAACGCCCATTGTTGCATGGCAAGCATGGCGACGAACTGGTAAAATTTATTACTGAAAAACTTGCCGAACGCGAGCCATTCTACTATCAGGCTAATATTGTAGCTGATGGGTTAAGCATCAGCACAGAATATCTGAGTGATATTGTGCTAAACAGTTAA
- a CDS encoding DUF1599 domain-containing protein — MNNTSAEYDAVINTCRTLFLKKTRDYGTAWRILRPQSITDQIFIKAQRIRTLEEKKISKVGDDITGEYIGIVNYCIIAMMQLDAVNTSLPLELDADVVAQQFEEKAKETKDLMFAKNHDYGEAWRDMRISSLTDLILMKILRVKQIEDNQGQTVASEGVKANYQDMLNYSVFALIKLGVK; from the coding sequence TTGAATAATACATCAGCAGAATACGACGCGGTTATAAATACCTGCAGAACACTTTTCTTAAAAAAAACGCGTGATTACGGCACAGCATGGCGCATATTAAGGCCGCAGTCAATCACCGATCAAATATTTATAAAGGCACAGCGTATACGCACGCTTGAAGAGAAAAAGATATCAAAAGTGGGCGATGATATTACAGGTGAATATATCGGTATTGTAAACTACTGTATTATTGCCATGATGCAGCTTGATGCCGTGAATACCAGCCTGCCGCTTGAACTGGATGCCGATGTGGTTGCCCAACAGTTTGAGGAGAAAGCAAAAGAGACAAAAGACCTGATGTTTGCTAAGAACCATGATTATGGCGAGGCATGGCGCGATATGCGTATCAGCTCTTTAACAGACCTGATACTGATGAAAATACTGCGTGTAAAACAGATAGAAGACAACCAGGGGCAAACGGTAGCTTCTGAAGGTGTGAAGGCTAACTATCAGGATATGTTGAACTATTCGGTTTTTGCACTGATTAAACTGGGCGTAAAATGA
- a CDS encoding phosphoribosyltransferase family protein has translation MSDKKLLILNPQQIQQKIDRIAYQILEDNFEEEEIVIAGILPQGSNIAVRLKAILDNIAPFKSKMINIELDKHGSSLQFKLDTAIEECTNKVVILVDDVLNSGKTLAYGFGVFLDVPLKKLRTVVLVDRNHKSFPVSTDYSGIALSTLLNEHVAVILSENGENDAVYLG, from the coding sequence ATGTCTGATAAAAAGCTGCTCATTTTAAATCCGCAACAGATACAGCAAAAGATAGATCGTATTGCTTACCAGATACTGGAAGATAATTTCGAGGAAGAAGAAATTGTGATTGCCGGTATTTTGCCGCAGGGCAGCAATATTGCAGTAAGGCTAAAAGCCATATTGGATAACATTGCGCCGTTTAAAAGCAAAATGATTAATATAGAGCTTGATAAGCATGGCAGCAGCCTTCAGTTTAAACTGGATACCGCTATTGAAGAGTGCACCAATAAAGTAGTGATTTTGGTAGATGACGTTTTAAACAGCGGCAAAACACTTGCTTACGGCTTTGGTGTATTTTTAGACGTTCCGCTCAAAAAACTGCGCACGGTAGTACTGGTTGACCGTAACCACAAAAGCTTCCCGGTAAGTACAGATTATTCAGGCATTGCTTTATCCACCTTGTTGAATGAGCATGTAGCCGTGATATTATCTGAGAATGGCGAAAACGATGCGGTTTATCTGGGCTGA
- a CDS encoding BT_3928 family protein, with amino-acid sequence MRKAIVWFCRIAVGLLFIFSGLIKANDPLGFSYKLQEYFEVFHMTFFNGLALSLAIILCAIEMLLGFALLIGTRVKTIAWGLLLLIIFFAFLTFYSAFFKVVQTCGCFGDAIPLTPWQSFSKDLVLLLLVLVLFYNRDLIKPVFSKSVENSLLVVAIVLSFGVGLYTYNFLPVLDFLPYKVGANIPQEMVTPPGAKPDEFELTYQLKNKKTGEAKTMTDKEYLKTGIWKDSNWQVVGNPESRLVKKGFTPKIPDLSIQDAQGNNYTQELLANPFYNLIIVAYDLQHTNEAAINRINALAVNLTDNYNIRTVFLTSNSAPDATAFAKKHHLVSEIFYADGVPLKSMVRSNPGIMLMKGGTVIAKWHYHSLPKYDDIVKKYLRQQ; translated from the coding sequence ATGAGAAAAGCGATAGTTTGGTTTTGCCGCATAGCTGTAGGTCTCCTGTTCATATTTTCAGGACTGATAAAAGCTAACGACCCGCTTGGCTTCTCCTATAAATTGCAGGAATACTTCGAGGTATTTCACATGACGTTTTTTAACGGTCTTGCACTTAGCCTGGCTATTATTTTATGCGCCATTGAAATGCTGCTGGGTTTTGCATTGCTTATTGGAACAAGGGTTAAAACCATTGCATGGGGGCTACTATTGCTGATCATTTTCTTTGCCTTTCTTACATTTTATTCTGCGTTTTTTAAAGTGGTACAAACCTGCGGTTGCTTTGGTGATGCTATTCCGCTTACCCCTTGGCAGTCGTTCAGTAAAGACTTGGTATTGCTGCTGTTAGTATTAGTACTGTTTTACAACCGCGACTTAATTAAGCCGGTATTTAGCAAATCTGTAGAAAACAGCTTGCTTGTTGTAGCTATTGTACTATCTTTCGGGGTAGGGCTGTATACTTATAACTTTTTACCCGTGCTTGATTTTCTTCCTTACAAAGTTGGCGCTAACATTCCGCAGGAAATGGTTACGCCGCCTGGTGCCAAGCCCGATGAATTTGAGCTGACTTATCAGCTTAAAAACAAAAAGACTGGCGAAGCTAAAACCATGACGGATAAGGAATATCTTAAAACCGGTATCTGGAAAGATAGTAACTGGCAGGTGGTGGGCAACCCTGAGTCGAGGTTAGTTAAAAAAGGATTTACACCCAAGATCCCCGATCTGTCAATTCAGGATGCACAGGGAAATAACTACACACAGGAACTATTGGCTAATCCGTTCTATAACCTGATTATTGTGGCCTACGATCTTCAGCATACTAACGAGGCTGCTATTAACCGCATTAACGCGCTGGCGGTAAACCTGACTGATAATTACAACATCCGTACGGTGTTCCTTACCTCAAATTCGGCACCGGATGCTACGGCTTTTGCAAAGAAACATCACCTGGTATCGGAGATATTTTATGCCGACGGCGTTCCGTTAAAATCAATGGTAAGGTCAAACCCCGGTATTATGCTGATGAAAGGCGGAACCGTAATTGCCAAGTGGCACTACCATAGTCTGCCTAAATATGACGACATTGTTAAAAAGTACCTACGCCAGCAGTAA